A DNA window from Thioalkalivibrio sp. XN279 contains the following coding sequences:
- a CDS encoding lysophospholipid acyltransferase family protein produces MTLESAPRVPAYARVPVTPLGLLRALVRLPSLLLVTLVIALAWGLVALWPWRRARRAAIRQWVTRHWAATICRILGARVEVDGGLPPGPAFLITNHVSYMDIPVLMSLTGCRFVSKHEVADWPLIGLLAKRAGTLFVKRGHGPEAASVTLNGMARAFEDGDLVVFFPEGTTSAGDGILPFRSGLLSLPARDGHPVYPAVLVYDTGRPDVDPGLALAWWGHLALPPHVWRMALLKGFTVRLKAGDAVGADHRKHLARALQERVEAMHAELKARSVSYLGTGSPR; encoded by the coding sequence GTGACTCTCGAATCCGCCCCGCGGGTGCCGGCCTATGCGCGCGTGCCGGTCACCCCCCTGGGGTTGCTGCGCGCGCTGGTCCGGCTGCCGTCACTGCTGCTCGTCACCCTGGTGATCGCGCTGGCGTGGGGGCTGGTGGCGCTGTGGCCGTGGCGCCGGGCGCGCCGCGCGGCGATCCGCCAGTGGGTCACGCGCCACTGGGCGGCCACCATCTGCCGCATCCTCGGCGCGCGCGTCGAGGTCGACGGTGGCCTGCCGCCGGGCCCGGCTTTCCTCATCACCAACCACGTCAGCTACATGGACATCCCGGTGCTCATGTCGCTCACCGGCTGCCGTTTCGTTTCCAAGCACGAGGTGGCGGACTGGCCGCTCATCGGCCTGCTCGCCAAGCGCGCGGGGACGCTGTTCGTGAAGCGCGGTCACGGGCCCGAGGCCGCCAGCGTCACGCTCAACGGCATGGCGCGTGCTTTCGAGGACGGCGACCTGGTCGTGTTCTTCCCGGAAGGCACCACCAGCGCGGGCGACGGCATCCTGCCGTTCCGCTCGGGCCTCCTCTCGTTGCCGGCGCGCGACGGTCACCCGGTCTACCCGGCGGTGCTGGTGTACGACACCGGGCGCCCGGACGTGGACCCCGGCCTGGCACTGGCGTGGTGGGGCCACCTGGCGCTGCCGCCACACGTCTGGCGCATGGCGCTGCTGAAGGGCTTCACGGTGCGCCTCAAGGCGGGGGACGCCGTCGGGGCCGACCACCGCAAGCACCTGGCCCGCGCGCTGCAGGAGCGCGTCGAGGCCATGCACGCCGAGCTCAAGGCGCGCTCCGTCAGTTACCTCGGGACTGGATCGCCTCGATAA
- a CDS encoding V-type ATP synthase subunit F, whose amino-acid sequence MAQPILIGDRLTAAGFRLAGVRALVTEPADAGPVLREVLEMGGPVMITAALAAHVPAAQLEKALLAADPPVAVIPDIARAAEPADMGAAVRRALGVEA is encoded by the coding sequence ATGGCGCAACCCATCCTCATCGGCGACCGGCTCACCGCCGCGGGCTTCCGGCTCGCCGGCGTGCGCGCGCTGGTGACGGAGCCCGCGGACGCCGGGCCGGTGCTGCGCGAGGTGCTGGAGATGGGCGGTCCGGTGATGATCACCGCGGCGCTGGCCGCGCACGTGCCGGCGGCGCAGCTGGAGAAAGCCCTCCTGGCGGCCGACCCGCCGGTGGCGGTGATCCCGGATATCGCACGCGCCGCGGAACCGGCCGACATGGGCGCTGCGGTGCGACGCGCGCTGGGAGTCGAGGCATGA
- a CDS encoding V-type ATP synthase subunit D, which yields MPEAGLSPSRSAFLELKEERQLVREGFEFLDEKRVILAQEMLRRLKAWKAARERYDALHEEAAAALARAVGRHGLDGIGIYPAPRMDNAALARKETRFLGVNLLDGEFDPGWGEKDARPPHAVNPSPEAERCREAFAALLPLGFELAVMRASLERLVREYVRTERRARALENVVLPEIEHSLRFMDEQLEAMDQEEAIRVRNAGR from the coding sequence ATGCCCGAGGCCGGCCTCAGTCCCAGTCGCAGCGCCTTCCTGGAACTCAAGGAAGAACGCCAGCTGGTGCGCGAGGGCTTCGAGTTTCTCGACGAGAAGCGCGTCATCCTCGCCCAGGAAATGCTGCGCCGCCTGAAGGCCTGGAAGGCGGCGCGCGAACGCTATGACGCGCTGCATGAAGAAGCCGCGGCGGCGCTGGCGCGCGCGGTGGGGCGGCACGGCCTAGACGGGATCGGCATCTATCCCGCGCCACGCATGGACAACGCCGCCCTGGCGCGCAAGGAAACACGCTTTCTCGGCGTCAACCTGCTGGATGGAGAGTTCGATCCCGGCTGGGGAGAGAAAGACGCCCGGCCGCCGCACGCCGTGAACCCGAGCCCCGAGGCCGAGCGTTGCCGCGAGGCCTTTGCGGCGCTTCTGCCGCTGGGCTTCGAGCTGGCGGTGATGCGTGCCAGCCTGGAGCGGCTGGTGCGCGAATACGTGCGCACCGAGCGGCGCGCGCGGGCGCTGGAGAACGTCGTGCTCCCGGAAATCGAGCACTCGCTCAGGTTCATGGACGAGCAGCTCGAGGCCATGGACCAGGAAGAAGCCATCCGGGTGCGCAACGCGGGGCGGTGA
- a CDS encoding ATP synthase subunit C: MKLGMYLVMAMTAIVVGLVATATYLFVTSGMAGAQEAGAAGMVIDPEIMTWGFISAAASAGLSAAAAGYAVAQVGSAAVGALAEKPELMGRVLVMVGLAEGVAIYGLIVAILILGKIPGLAG, encoded by the coding sequence ATGAAACTCGGGATGTATCTCGTCATGGCCATGACGGCCATCGTTGTGGGCCTGGTGGCCACCGCCACCTACCTCTTCGTCACCTCCGGCATGGCCGGCGCGCAGGAAGCCGGCGCAGCGGGCATGGTCATCGATCCCGAGATCATGACCTGGGGCTTCATCTCCGCCGCCGCCTCGGCCGGCCTCTCCGCCGCCGCGGCCGGTTATGCCGTGGCGCAGGTGGGCAGCGCCGCCGTCGGCGCCCTGGCCGAGAAGCCCGAGCTGATGGGCCGCGTGCTGGTCATGGTCGGCCTCGCCGAGGGCGTCGCCATTTACGGCCTCATCGTCGCCATCCTCATCCTGGGCAAGATCCCGGGGCTGGCAGGCTGA
- a CDS encoding V-type ATP synthase subunit B yields MRADVTLSGAAHRLEGPLLFARREADVALNDAVEVLGDDGSARVGRVSAVDDDNMVIEVLESTTGLGLDATRIRILHRPLEMAVGPNLPGRVFNSVGLPIDGGPPVPATQMMRIDGLAINPAARDLPRDFIETSISTIDLMNSLVRGQKLPLFSCGGLPHDRLATQIAQRARLRDAEAGEFCVVFVGIGVPYDVAASFTRAMEESGALAHTVMFLNHADEPSTQRLLTPRFALTAAEYLAFVEGRHVLVVMTDMTNYCEALREVSASHGEIPSRKGYPGYMYSDLATIFERAGCIRGLQGTLTQLPILTMPGDDIGHPIPDLTGYITEGQIVLGRELDRKGVFPPVEVLPSLSRLMDAGTGKGYTHEDHPALAHQLFASYARANRVRVLASVMGVEGLPENDRKFLEFGDAFEERFVAQDAPRTLEESMALGWELLRGLPAGELTRLSSAQLEKYIESEEVRAEDAEGAEGAEEELAVAPGEEGSGY; encoded by the coding sequence ATGCGAGCTGACGTGACACTGTCCGGCGCCGCCCACCGTCTCGAGGGGCCGCTGCTGTTCGCGCGCCGCGAGGCCGACGTGGCCCTGAACGACGCGGTGGAAGTCCTCGGCGACGACGGCTCGGCACGCGTCGGGCGCGTCTCTGCAGTGGACGACGACAACATGGTGATCGAAGTGCTGGAGTCCACCACCGGGCTCGGCCTCGACGCCACGCGCATCCGCATCCTGCACCGGCCGCTGGAAATGGCAGTGGGCCCGAACCTGCCCGGGCGCGTGTTCAACAGCGTGGGACTGCCGATCGACGGCGGGCCGCCGGTGCCGGCGACGCAGATGATGCGCATCGACGGGCTGGCGATCAATCCGGCGGCGCGCGATTTGCCACGCGACTTCATCGAGACCTCGATCTCGACCATCGACCTGATGAACAGCCTGGTGCGCGGCCAAAAGCTGCCACTGTTCTCCTGCGGCGGCCTGCCGCATGACCGCCTGGCGACGCAGATCGCGCAGCGTGCCCGCCTGCGCGACGCCGAGGCCGGCGAGTTCTGCGTGGTGTTCGTCGGTATCGGCGTGCCGTACGACGTCGCCGCGAGCTTCACCCGCGCCATGGAAGAGTCCGGCGCGCTGGCGCACACGGTGATGTTTTTGAACCACGCCGACGAGCCGTCGACGCAGCGCCTGCTGACACCGCGCTTTGCCCTGACCGCCGCCGAGTACCTGGCCTTCGTGGAAGGACGCCACGTGCTGGTCGTCATGACCGACATGACGAACTACTGCGAGGCGCTGCGCGAGGTTTCGGCGAGCCACGGCGAGATCCCGAGCCGCAAGGGCTATCCGGGCTACATGTACTCCGACCTGGCGACCATCTTCGAGCGCGCCGGGTGCATCCGCGGGTTGCAGGGCACGCTGACGCAGCTGCCGATCCTGACCATGCCCGGCGACGACATCGGGCATCCGATCCCGGATCTCACCGGCTACATCACGGAGGGCCAGATCGTGCTCGGGCGCGAACTGGACCGCAAGGGCGTGTTCCCGCCGGTCGAGGTGCTGCCGAGCCTGTCGCGGCTGATGGATGCCGGCACGGGCAAGGGCTACACGCACGAGGATCACCCCGCCCTCGCCCACCAGCTGTTCGCGTCCTATGCGCGCGCCAACCGGGTGCGGGTGCTGGCCTCAGTGATGGGGGTCGAGGGCCTGCCCGAGAACGACCGCAAGTTCCTCGAGTTCGGTGACGCTTTCGAGGAGCGGTTCGTGGCGCAGGACGCGCCGCGCACGCTGGAAGAGAGCATGGCGCTCGGATGGGAGCTGCTGCGGGGGCTGCCGGCGGGGGAGCTGACGCGGCTTTCGAGTGCGCAGTTGGAGAAGTACATCGAGTCGGAAGAGGTTCGCGCAGAGGATGCGGAAGGGGCGGAGGGCGCGGAGGAAGAGTTGGCGGTGGCGCCCGGCGAAGAGGGCTCGGGGTACTAG
- a CDS encoding V-type ATP synthase subunit A translates to MSKAVIQWIGGPVLKARASSPFHVHEALAVGEQRLLGEVIQLSGDTITAQVYEDTTGLRPGDPVEGTGLPLSVALGPGILGHIFDGLLRPLGDVTQHWFKPGLAAKRHGSFEFTPAVKEGDQVKGGQVFGEVAGEGPGRACLVPPNVSGRVVSVVEPGEYAEDATVLVLEDAEGRERKLSMQHDWPVRHPRPSAGRLPADAPMVTGQRILDTLFPVARGGRAALPGGFGTGKTVLQESLAKWCDADIIIYVGCGERGNEMAEVLDEFPELEDPRTGRPLMERTVIIANTSNMPVAAREASIYTAITVAEYFRDQGLAVALMADSTSRWAEALREVSGRLGELPGESGYPAYLASRLADFYERAARVKTLAGGEGSVTVIGAVSPPAGDFSEPVTSHTKRYVRSFWALDRGRAQARFYPAIHPLTSYAEDVDTLARWWQMQGNSEWKAHRRRLLTLLEQQAKLERMARIVGKDALPDEQQMTLLAADLMNEGFLRQSSFSDVDRYCSPKRQTAMLNLMMQFIDQAEEAVSNGISPGKIAQMPILRKLQRLGEEFSEEMVADKAKVATEIGNAFAELEKQEAAHAS, encoded by the coding sequence ATGAGCAAGGCCGTCATCCAGTGGATCGGCGGGCCGGTGCTGAAGGCCCGCGCGAGCTCACCCTTCCACGTCCACGAGGCGCTGGCGGTGGGCGAGCAGCGCCTGCTCGGCGAGGTGATCCAGCTCTCGGGCGACACCATCACCGCGCAGGTGTACGAGGACACCACGGGCCTCAGGCCGGGCGACCCGGTCGAGGGCACGGGACTGCCGCTGTCGGTGGCGCTCGGTCCCGGCATCCTCGGGCACATCTTCGACGGCTTGCTGCGCCCGCTGGGCGACGTCACGCAACACTGGTTCAAGCCCGGCCTCGCCGCCAAGCGCCACGGCAGCTTCGAGTTCACGCCCGCGGTCAAGGAAGGCGACCAAGTGAAGGGTGGGCAGGTGTTCGGCGAAGTGGCCGGCGAAGGCCCGGGGCGCGCCTGCCTGGTGCCGCCGAACGTGTCCGGTCGCGTGGTCTCGGTGGTGGAGCCCGGCGAATACGCGGAGGACGCCACCGTGCTGGTGCTCGAAGATGCCGAGGGGCGTGAGCGCAAGCTGTCCATGCAGCACGACTGGCCGGTGCGCCACCCGCGCCCGAGCGCCGGGCGGCTGCCGGCGGACGCACCCATGGTCACCGGCCAGCGCATTCTCGACACCCTGTTCCCGGTAGCGCGCGGCGGGCGCGCCGCCCTGCCCGGCGGCTTCGGCACCGGCAAGACGGTGCTGCAGGAAAGCCTCGCCAAGTGGTGCGACGCCGACATCATCATCTACGTCGGCTGCGGCGAGCGCGGCAACGAGATGGCCGAGGTGCTGGACGAGTTTCCCGAGCTCGAGGACCCGCGCACCGGCCGGCCGCTCATGGAACGCACGGTCATCATCGCCAACACCTCCAACATGCCGGTGGCGGCGCGCGAGGCGTCGATCTACACCGCCATCACCGTGGCGGAGTACTTCCGCGACCAGGGCCTGGCCGTGGCGCTGATGGCCGACTCCACCAGCCGCTGGGCGGAGGCGCTGCGCGAGGTCTCCGGCCGGCTCGGCGAACTGCCGGGCGAGTCGGGCTATCCCGCCTACCTCGCTTCCAGGCTGGCGGACTTCTACGAGCGCGCGGCGCGGGTGAAGACACTGGCCGGCGGCGAAGGCTCGGTGACGGTGATCGGCGCGGTCTCCCCGCCGGCCGGCGATTTCTCCGAGCCCGTGACCAGCCACACCAAGCGCTACGTGCGCAGCTTCTGGGCGCTGGACCGCGGCCGCGCGCAGGCGCGCTTCTATCCCGCCATCCATCCGCTCACCAGCTATGCCGAGGACGTCGACACGCTGGCGCGCTGGTGGCAGATGCAGGGCAACTCCGAATGGAAGGCGCATCGCCGCCGGCTGCTGACCTTGCTCGAGCAGCAGGCCAAGCTGGAGCGCATGGCGCGCATCGTCGGCAAGGACGCGCTGCCCGACGAGCAGCAGATGACGCTGCTCGCCGCGGACCTGATGAACGAGGGCTTCCTCAGGCAAAGCTCGTTCTCGGACGTCGACCGCTACTGTTCGCCGAAGCGCCAGACCGCGATGCTCAACCTGATGATGCAGTTCATCGACCAGGCCGAAGAAGCCGTGAGCAACGGCATCTCGCCGGGGAAGATCGCGCAGATGCCCATCCTGAGGAAGCTGCAGCGCCTCGGCGAGGAGTTCAGCGAAGAGATGGTCGCAGACAAGGCAAAGGTGGCGACGGAGATCGGCAACGCCTTCGCCGAGCTGGAAAAGCAGGAGGCCGCCCATGCGAGCTGA
- a CDS encoding V-type ATP synthase subunit I: protein MGMRPQAARWFELLTPREELTKALECLAETRAVELQTHSQPEHALELPGLPQALDEFGELNRRYGTWWPEGVVPPIEDALEPVSAMHDALERLRAWAHDAEPLIAEGERLEIESRQLAELLEALAAPGATLPDLHRLAEAGPVLGARFYRLPPKAMPRALPPSVITESFLGADEAPHLLAVGPLAQLEALDRQMQALKARRVHLPEWLPGDPVAAREAVEARRAKVLELRDEVRKALEALDEKHQLRNAIGTMALMEWFAGHAPSLPVTDHFAWVTGWTSDLDGHEINQALDHGKVQHLLRYKEPPEGIACPVVMHNPRWVKPFELFPSLLGTPSSTEADPSRIVALVAPLMFGFMFGDIGQGAVLLALGLWLRKRVPIFSILVPYGASSIVFGFLFGSIFSNEHLLPALWMHPIEHPQEMMVIALVFGVCILTLGLLLDALGAFWRRLFGYWLATRAGILIAYLGIVTSFLNPELLLFTWVGFTWFVLGTALTSHHNKLLEIPKALGELVETMLQLLVNTVSFVRVGAFALAHAGLSAAIMGMADATGGGIGWLLVMILGNALVIALEGLIVGIQTTRLLLFEFFIRFLTAEGRQLKPLTGPGTAIRPTGRSSS from the coding sequence ATGGGCATGAGGCCGCAGGCCGCGCGCTGGTTCGAGCTGCTCACCCCGCGCGAGGAGCTGACCAAGGCACTGGAATGCCTGGCCGAGACACGCGCGGTCGAGCTGCAGACCCACAGCCAGCCGGAACACGCGCTGGAGCTGCCCGGCCTGCCGCAGGCGCTGGACGAGTTCGGCGAGCTGAACCGCCGCTACGGCACCTGGTGGCCGGAGGGCGTGGTGCCGCCGATCGAGGATGCGCTGGAGCCGGTCAGCGCCATGCACGATGCGCTCGAGCGGCTGCGCGCCTGGGCGCACGATGCCGAGCCCCTGATCGCGGAAGGCGAGCGTCTCGAGATCGAGTCACGCCAGCTGGCCGAGCTGCTCGAGGCGCTGGCCGCACCCGGCGCCACCCTGCCCGACCTGCATCGCCTCGCCGAAGCCGGGCCGGTACTGGGCGCGCGTTTCTATCGCCTGCCGCCCAAGGCCATGCCGCGCGCGCTGCCGCCGTCAGTCATCACCGAATCCTTCCTCGGCGCCGATGAGGCGCCGCACCTGCTCGCGGTCGGCCCGCTGGCGCAGCTCGAGGCACTGGACCGCCAGATGCAGGCGCTCAAGGCGCGCCGCGTGCACCTGCCCGAATGGCTGCCCGGCGACCCGGTCGCCGCGCGCGAGGCCGTCGAGGCGCGTCGCGCCAAGGTGCTGGAACTGCGCGACGAAGTGCGCAAGGCGCTCGAGGCGCTGGACGAAAAGCACCAGCTCAGGAACGCCATCGGCACCATGGCGCTGATGGAGTGGTTCGCCGGGCATGCGCCGAGCCTGCCGGTCACCGATCACTTCGCCTGGGTCACGGGCTGGACCAGCGACCTCGACGGCCACGAGATCAACCAGGCGCTGGACCACGGCAAGGTGCAGCACCTGCTGCGCTACAAGGAACCGCCCGAGGGCATCGCCTGCCCGGTGGTGATGCACAACCCGCGCTGGGTGAAACCCTTCGAGCTGTTCCCCTCGCTGCTCGGCACGCCGAGCTCCACCGAGGCCGACCCGAGCCGCATCGTCGCGCTGGTCGCGCCGCTGATGTTCGGCTTCATGTTCGGCGATATCGGCCAGGGCGCGGTGCTGCTCGCGCTCGGCCTGTGGCTGCGCAAGCGCGTCCCGATCTTCAGCATCCTGGTGCCCTACGGCGCCTCGTCGATCGTGTTCGGGTTCCTGTTCGGCAGCATCTTCTCCAACGAGCACCTGCTGCCCGCGCTGTGGATGCATCCCATCGAGCACCCGCAGGAAATGATGGTGATCGCGCTGGTGTTCGGCGTGTGCATCCTCACCCTCGGCCTGCTGCTCGACGCGCTGGGCGCCTTCTGGCGCCGCCTGTTCGGCTACTGGCTGGCGACGCGCGCCGGCATCCTCATCGCCTACCTCGGCATCGTCACGTCCTTCCTCAACCCCGAACTGCTGCTGTTCACCTGGGTCGGCTTCACCTGGTTCGTGCTCGGCACCGCGCTGACCTCGCACCACAACAAGCTGCTGGAGATCCCCAAGGCGCTCGGCGAGCTGGTCGAGACGATGCTGCAGTTGCTGGTGAACACCGTCTCCTTCGTGCGCGTGGGCGCCTTCGCGCTGGCGCACGCCGGCCTGTCCGCCGCCATCATGGGCATGGCGGACGCCACCGGCGGCGGTATCGGCTGGCTCTTGGTGATGATCCTCGGCAATGCGCTGGTGATCGCGCTCGAGGGGCTGATCGTCGGCATCCAGACCACGCGCCTGCTGCTGTTCGAATTCTTCATCCGTTTCCTTACCGCCGAGGGCCGCCAGCTCAAGCCGCTGACCGGTCCAGGCACCGCCATCCGACCGACCGGAAGGAGTTCCTCATGA